A region of Candidatus Obscuribacter sp. DNA encodes the following proteins:
- a CDS encoding cbb3-type cytochrome c oxidase subunit I, with protein sequence MSSLAQASLLDRFFSPREGSASRNFFLSALWWSVLGMSAGMFAASEFSMPDLIRGVPQLSMPHLRMWHVNAVAVGWLSMGYVGSMFHMIPVLCKTKLYSERLGNFTMWAWNLIMIGAFCTLLNGNTEGREYAELGAILDTLVVVGLVLTAFNLYMTIVNRKVKKLYVSLWYFLGSLFWFPLVWVIGQRTFVALPGLNDAIIGWFYGHNILGMWFTTVGVGMMYFLVPRFTKAPLYSHGLSMLGFWGIALFYAPTGTHHILQSPVPEWLKAIAVISSIFLLVPVLTVLTNFFMTMKGKWGQPTTDLPLRFAVTSCMFYLVTCTQGPFQATRWINWYLHFTQWVVGHAHLALLGTFSFILTSSFYYCMPRLTGKEWHSEGLIRAHYWLKFLGFMLMMTSLTTAGLIQSAGWAMGIPVDQWGLAIRPYWFLRTISGLMIVLGQLIFAYNTYKTLYSPKPSGADVKAKAAREVKV encoded by the coding sequence GTGAGCAGTTTGGCACAAGCAAGTTTGCTAGATCGGTTTTTTAGCCCGAGAGAGGGGAGCGCAAGTCGCAATTTCTTTCTCTCCGCGCTCTGGTGGTCAGTTCTCGGTATGAGCGCTGGCATGTTTGCCGCGTCGGAATTTTCGATGCCGGATCTAATCCGCGGCGTACCACAACTCTCCATGCCGCACTTACGTATGTGGCACGTCAACGCTGTGGCGGTTGGCTGGCTCTCCATGGGCTATGTCGGCTCCATGTTCCACATGATTCCTGTACTCTGCAAGACCAAGCTTTATAGCGAGCGTCTCGGCAACTTCACCATGTGGGCCTGGAACTTGATCATGATTGGTGCATTTTGCACCCTGCTCAATGGCAACACTGAAGGTCGCGAATACGCAGAGTTGGGCGCTATCCTCGACACTCTCGTAGTAGTCGGTCTGGTGCTCACCGCTTTCAACCTTTATATGACCATCGTTAATCGTAAGGTCAAAAAACTCTATGTATCTCTCTGGTACTTCCTGGGTTCGCTTTTCTGGTTCCCACTAGTATGGGTTATCGGTCAGCGTACATTCGTTGCTCTGCCCGGTCTCAACGACGCTATCATCGGTTGGTTCTACGGACACAACATCCTTGGTATGTGGTTCACCACAGTTGGTGTCGGCATGATGTACTTCCTCGTACCTCGCTTCACCAAAGCTCCTCTATATAGTCACGGTCTTTCGATGTTGGGCTTCTGGGGCATCGCTCTATTTTATGCTCCCACCGGTACCCACCACATCTTGCAATCACCAGTGCCAGAGTGGCTCAAGGCTATCGCCGTTATCTCTTCTATCTTCCTTTTGGTACCGGTACTGACAGTACTCACTAACTTCTTTATGACAATGAAGGGTAAGTGGGGTCAACCAACTACCGATTTGCCTCTGCGCTTTGCCGTTACTTCCTGCATGTTCTATCTGGTTACTTGTACGCAAGGACCATTCCAAGCAACTCGCTGGATTAACTGGTATTTGCACTTCACACAATGGGTTGTCGGTCACGCTCACTTAGCGCTACTTGGTACATTCTCATTTATTCTTACTTCTTCTTTTTATTACTGCATGCCGAGACTTACTGGCAAAGAGTGGCACAGCGAAGGTTTGATTCGCGCCCACTACTGGCTCAAGTTTCTCGGCTTTATGTTAATGATGACTTCACTCACCACCGCTGGTTTGATTCAGTCGGCTGGTTGGGCAATGGGTATACCTGTTGACCAGTGGGGTCTGGCCATTAGACCGTACTGGTTCCTCAGAACTATCAGCGGTCTGATGATCGTGTTGGGTCAACTAATATTTGCCTACAACACTTACAAAACGCTTTACTCACCTAAGCCCAGTGGTGCTGATGTGAAAGCCAAGGCAGCTCGGGAGGTCAAAGTCTAA
- a CDS encoding cbb3-type cytochrome oxidase assembly protein, whose product MCPNCVLNQASLGGGLYVAFGVCGLFFIIAMAGILWAFKNGEFEDLESVKFEMLDDGEELVLGAKAQKAVEKLRTQESS is encoded by the coding sequence ATGTGTCCTAACTGTGTTCTAAATCAAGCCAGCCTCGGTGGTGGACTCTATGTAGCTTTTGGAGTCTGTGGACTATTTTTCATCATTGCCATGGCTGGCATTCTATGGGCATTCAAAAACGGCGAATTTGAAGATCTCGAATCAGTCAAATTTGAAATGCTCGACGATGGTGAAGAGCTGGTGCTTGGTGCTAAAGCTCAAAAAGCTGTTGAAAAGCTGAGAACACAGGAAAGCTCCTGA
- a CDS encoding ubiquinol-cytochrome c reductase iron-sulfur subunit, which produces MTDGVKRRVLLKTVASLPLALTFGLLISPFMRVLLPTRKPLGVLGESDQPLAEPPIPTFTDSDFPKPWTCIPFMFNQKYVEYNPEGAEIRKIPGFIVKLPTGDVVAYSRICPHLGCIFNFVDDPSECAKNYNFKPAGPVFACPCHLSVYDIAQAGKVVSGPAPRPPRKFEVKKEGGAYKVIALEAGSIA; this is translated from the coding sequence ATGACAGACGGCGTCAAACGAAGAGTCCTACTGAAGACGGTGGCATCACTGCCTCTAGCCCTGACATTCGGGCTATTGATATCGCCTTTCATGAGAGTCTTGCTACCAACAAGAAAGCCTCTGGGTGTGCTGGGCGAATCCGACCAGCCTCTGGCTGAGCCTCCTATCCCTACATTTACAGATAGCGATTTCCCCAAACCGTGGACCTGTATTCCATTCATGTTTAACCAAAAATATGTGGAGTACAACCCAGAGGGCGCTGAAATCCGCAAAATCCCTGGCTTTATCGTCAAATTGCCTACTGGCGATGTTGTCGCATATAGCCGTATCTGTCCTCACCTTGGTTGTATCTTCAACTTCGTTGACGATCCTTCTGAGTGCGCCAAAAACTATAACTTCAAGCCAGCTGGTCCGGTATTTGCCTGCCCATGCCATCTGAGCGTTTATGACATTGCACAAGCAGGTAAAGTAGTTAGCGGTCCAGCTCCCCGTCCACCACGTAAATTCGAGGTGAAGAAGGAAGGTGGCGCTTACAAGGTGATCGCATTGGAGGCTGGTTCAATTGCCTAG
- a CDS encoding aminoacyl-tRNA hydrolase has protein sequence MALKVIVGLGNPGLEYENTRHNAGFLLLDRLSTAIGAQFRDSKPLRCAYAKLKHDGQDLLLVKPLTYMNLSGESVSACLHFYKAEPSHLLVIHDDVSLPLGRLRFQVGGGAGGQHGIESIIKCLSGSKSFDRLKIGVGPDPGGARRANYVLGRFSQDDWTILDKVFATSKDGLLSWISRDTAFVANKYNNVNFAPAPPPPEVAPQVMPNSGPKIESGENI, from the coding sequence ATGGCTCTCAAGGTCATTGTGGGGCTGGGCAATCCCGGTCTCGAATACGAAAATACAAGGCATAACGCCGGTTTTTTATTGTTAGACAGGCTCAGCACTGCTATTGGTGCGCAGTTTAGGGATTCCAAACCTTTGCGCTGTGCCTATGCCAAGCTCAAGCACGATGGGCAGGACCTTTTGCTTGTCAAGCCGCTTACCTATATGAATCTTTCGGGTGAGAGCGTTTCTGCCTGCTTACATTTCTATAAGGCGGAGCCCAGCCACTTACTTGTCATCCATGACGACGTCAGTTTGCCTTTAGGTAGATTGCGCTTTCAAGTAGGCGGTGGAGCCGGCGGCCAGCATGGCATCGAGTCAATCATCAAATGTCTCTCTGGCTCTAAAAGTTTTGACCGACTAAAAATCGGTGTGGGTCCCGATCCTGGCGGTGCTCGTCGGGCCAACTATGTACTTGGTCGCTTTAGCCAGGACGACTGGACGATTTTGGACAAAGTCTTTGCTACATCTAAAGATGGTCTTTTGAGCTGGATTAGCAGAGACACGGCTTTTGTCGCCAACAAATACAACAATGTCAATTTTGCACCGGCACCACCACCACCAGAGGTAGCGCCACAAGTAATGCCAAATTCAGGGCCAAAAATCGAATCTGGCGAAAATATTTGA
- a CDS encoding sigma-70 family RNA polymerase sigma factor: MKPIIKSGLLAPRLTRLFEESEFEIEGAFGPVGKGSASGATTTWAKQLEDDGLASYLKSMGKYPLLKAEEEKDLARRVKAGDDLARQKLVQSNLRLVVSIAKKYANKGLPLHDLIQEGNIGLIKAVNKFDPERGFRFSTYATWWVRQGVQRALQEKGHIIRMPVHLSETTNKVSKAAREFLLREGRKATAEDLASALNLPKEKIVKLLTFTHDPLSLDATNMDEDNSDTLLDQIADDKLPPEEDASVSLCKQDLTELLNRLSDRERDIMRLRYGLDTGEPLSILAVSKAVNLSEERVRQIEHKTLKKLRNLEATRGMRDYLN; encoded by the coding sequence ATGAAACCAATTATCAAATCCGGACTATTAGCTCCTCGTCTCACCCGTCTCTTTGAAGAGAGTGAATTTGAAATCGAGGGTGCCTTTGGCCCAGTGGGCAAAGGCTCAGCAAGTGGCGCCACCACCACATGGGCTAAGCAACTGGAAGACGATGGGCTAGCGTCCTATCTCAAGAGCATGGGCAAATATCCCTTGCTCAAAGCCGAAGAAGAAAAAGATCTGGCTCGCCGTGTCAAAGCCGGTGATGACTTAGCACGCCAGAAGCTAGTCCAGTCCAATTTGCGCCTGGTCGTCTCAATTGCAAAAAAATACGCCAATAAAGGTCTGCCGCTGCATGATTTGATTCAGGAAGGCAATATCGGACTAATTAAGGCCGTCAATAAATTTGACCCTGAGCGCGGCTTTCGCTTCTCTACTTATGCCACCTGGTGGGTAAGACAGGGAGTGCAAAGAGCCCTCCAAGAAAAAGGTCATATCATCCGCATGCCCGTGCACTTATCTGAGACAACCAATAAAGTGAGCAAAGCTGCTCGCGAATTCCTCCTGCGCGAAGGTCGTAAAGCAACTGCTGAAGACCTGGCTAGCGCTCTCAATTTGCCCAAAGAAAAAATCGTCAAATTGCTTACCTTTACCCATGACCCGCTCTCTCTGGATGCCACCAACATGGACGAGGACAATAGCGATACTCTCCTGGACCAAATTGCTGACGATAAACTGCCACCCGAAGAAGACGCCTCAGTAAGTCTCTGCAAACAAGACCTGACTGAACTACTCAACCGTCTCTCTGACCGTGAAAGAGACATCATGAGATTGAGATATGGCCTGGATACAGGTGAGCCGCTTTCTATTTTGGCTGTATCAAAAGCAGTCAATCTATCAGAAGAAAGAGTGCGTCAAATTGAGCACAAAACTCTCAAAAAACTGCGCAATCTGGAAGCCACCCGTGGCATGAGAGACTATCTCAACTAA
- a CDS encoding hydrogenase iron-sulfur subunit, translated as MSEKKVITLICERACDLDSVCNDQGEVKEVDGLHVVKLPCSGMIQPLMIEAAMKSGAAGVIVTGCQLGDCYYREGNKMIRERLLGQRQPGLKKTVDRRKVLALWLARPQKERFLSEAKTFVSYVRGLTD; from the coding sequence ATGTCCGAAAAGAAAGTAATCACACTGATATGCGAGAGAGCATGCGATTTAGATTCGGTGTGTAACGATCAAGGTGAAGTCAAAGAAGTAGATGGTCTGCATGTGGTCAAACTGCCTTGCAGCGGTATGATCCAGCCTTTGATGATTGAAGCGGCGATGAAGTCTGGTGCTGCCGGCGTTATCGTCACTGGTTGCCAACTTGGTGATTGCTATTACCGTGAAGGCAACAAGATGATCAGAGAGAGACTACTGGGTCAACGTCAGCCCGGTCTCAAAAAGACTGTGGACAGACGTAAAGTCCTGGCTCTCTGGCTTGCTCGTCCACAAAAAGAGCGCTTCCTTTCTGAAGCAAAAACATTCGTCAGCTACGTGCGCGGTCTTACAGACTAA
- a CDS encoding cytochrome b N-terminal domain-containing protein: MYSSIPKGLTDLTLAIEKAINAVLTNKYNPFYYHGALPQFYLWVLFLSGLLLFAYYIPTIDNAYFSQNLVNAWTSVNYITTVLPYGAVIRGVHRYAGDAMVITIVLHALRVWVTDRYRQYRWPQWVTGIFLLLFVLFIGQTGYYLVWDERSLVLTRMTSSAVEALPFVGPGIKAWFLNGAAITNLTLSNFLFIHIGLSFSLLFGLWLHYVRMTRPVITPPPAIQYILLAVLFIVVFMLPITSGKMADINSQPTNFEIDWFFLWPYWLLAHMDTTTYWVLIIGGSLALCAVPFPALYKAAHPVEAAEVVLNKCTGCSMCANDCPYQAIEMVPAPAGSRFKLLATVKSYRCSGCGVCVGACAFDAIDLPNLLDSDVTAKIKSLAEAKV, from the coding sequence ATGTACTCGTCGATACCGAAGGGCTTAACAGACCTGACTCTAGCAATAGAAAAGGCCATTAACGCCGTTCTGACAAATAAGTACAACCCCTTTTATTACCACGGGGCGTTGCCTCAGTTTTATCTGTGGGTGCTATTTCTATCTGGCCTGTTGTTGTTTGCTTATTACATTCCAACAATCGACAATGCCTATTTTTCCCAAAACCTGGTTAACGCCTGGACATCGGTAAATTACATCACGACAGTTTTGCCATATGGTGCTGTCATCCGTGGTGTACACCGTTATGCCGGCGATGCCATGGTTATCACCATCGTCTTGCACGCTTTGAGAGTATGGGTCACTGACAGATACCGTCAGTACAGATGGCCCCAGTGGGTCACTGGTATCTTCCTACTGCTCTTTGTATTGTTTATTGGTCAAACTGGTTATTACCTGGTATGGGACGAGCGCTCACTAGTTCTCACCCGGATGACATCAAGTGCCGTCGAAGCTCTGCCCTTTGTTGGACCTGGTATTAAAGCCTGGTTCCTCAACGGTGCTGCTATCACCAACTTGACTCTGTCAAACTTCCTCTTTATCCATATTGGTCTTTCATTCTCGCTACTCTTTGGTCTGTGGTTGCACTATGTGCGTATGACCAGACCGGTGATTACACCACCACCAGCCATCCAATACATCTTGTTGGCAGTCCTCTTTATTGTTGTTTTCATGTTGCCCATCACCAGCGGCAAAATGGCTGACATCAATAGCCAGCCTACCAACTTTGAGATTGACTGGTTCTTCCTGTGGCCTTACTGGTTACTGGCTCATATGGACACCACCACTTACTGGGTGCTCATTATTGGTGGTTCGCTCGCACTATGTGCGGTGCCTTTCCCAGCGCTCTACAAAGCTGCTCACCCTGTTGAAGCTGCTGAAGTAGTGCTCAACAAGTGCACCGGCTGCAGTATGTGTGCTAATGACTGTCCTTATCAGGCTATTGAAATGGTGCCGGCTCCCGCTGGTTCTCGCTTCAAACTACTGGCTACTGTGAAGAGCTACCGCTGCTCCGGTTGTGGTGTCTGTGTGGGAGCCTGTGCTTTTGACGCTATCGACTTGCCCAACTTGCTCGATAGCGATGTCACAGCCAAGATCAAAAGTCTGGCTGAGGCAAAGGTCTGA
- a CDS encoding cbb3-type cytochrome c oxidase subunit II, whose amino-acid sequence MYGYRLGAIGIVTTFFIIIFSTVLMPMVLFQPKASGHGNDYLATPPNIADAARGRQIYVREGCFYCHTQFTRIQDRGYGPLVKEGDYVFETPHQLGTARTGPDLTNEGGRFPSEWQKAHLITPRVVKPGSIMPSFSYLSEADMNDLVAYIQTLGNKRTVTTFVQAPDEYLPTTPQGRGLAARKTVDTNSDAAANAGRGIYTQNCAACHGLEGRGNGPNAITLEKKPPNLTRDYYKQYPDEFWYYRISEGVIGTRMPRFQEILSEEQRWYLTAYLKTLPKDHEETVNSLDDLNVVEPVHLPKLSRQQWEPHHGKE is encoded by the coding sequence ATGTACGGTTACAGGCTTGGTGCCATTGGTATTGTCACCACGTTCTTTATCATCATCTTCTCTACCGTGCTCATGCCCATGGTGCTCTTTCAACCTAAGGCAAGCGGTCATGGTAACGATTATCTGGCTACTCCTCCCAATATCGCTGACGCCGCTCGCGGCCGTCAGATATATGTAAGAGAAGGCTGCTTTTATTGCCACACGCAATTTACTCGTATCCAGGACAGAGGTTATGGACCACTCGTCAAAGAAGGCGATTATGTCTTTGAAACTCCTCACCAACTGGGTACTGCTCGTACTGGTCCAGACTTGACCAACGAAGGTGGAAGATTTCCTAGTGAATGGCAGAAGGCCCACTTAATCACTCCCCGTGTAGTCAAACCTGGCTCAATCATGCCCAGCTTTAGCTATCTCAGTGAAGCTGATATGAACGACCTAGTTGCTTATATCCAGACTCTTGGTAACAAGCGTACGGTTACTACCTTTGTCCAGGCGCCAGATGAGTATTTGCCTACCACCCCGCAAGGTCGCGGTCTGGCTGCTCGTAAAACTGTTGACACCAACAGTGATGCCGCCGCCAACGCTGGTCGTGGTATCTACACTCAAAACTGTGCAGCATGCCATGGTCTTGAAGGCCGCGGTAATGGTCCTAATGCCATCACCCTGGAGAAGAAGCCACCAAACCTGACACGCGACTACTACAAGCAATATCCTGATGAGTTCTGGTACTACCGTATCTCTGAAGGTGTAATCGGTACTCGCATGCCTCGCTTCCAGGAGATACTCTCCGAAGAACAGCGCTGGTACCTCACTGCTTATCTCAAAACTCTGCCCAAAGACCACGAAGAGACTGTCAATAGTCTTGATGATCTCAACGTAGTCGAACCGGTCCATCTGCCTAAACTATCTAGACAGCAGTGGGAACCGCACCACGGTAAAGAATAA
- the gcvPA gene encoding aminomethyl-transferring glycine dehydrogenase subunit GcvPA, with protein sequence MQEDTCLNFPYLPATAEDRQEMLKEIGVKTFENLLDHIPKEVRAKALTMKDGLSELELTQHLKALAAKNKPTSQQSSFLGGGSYRRFVPAVVPTIISRSEFATAYTPYQPEVSQGSLQAIYEFQTAICLITGMDVANASMYDGPTALAEAAYMSVRLNNRKHIVASMAINPEYRMVLETYARSCDLPLTLIDAPLTNGTTSVEDLKKVVNADTACVIVQYVNYFGCLEDLQALADETHKAGSLLLVVTDPISLGMLKAPGDQGADIVVGDAQSCGNFLSFGGPSAGYMACRTEYIRQLPGRLAGMTVDNRGQKAFTLTLQTREQHIRRAKATSNICTNQALNALAMLVYLTCVGPKGLYDLSNIGVQRAHYLADKLTAISGVKLTFDKPFFNEFALSVPVDAQALLDNLKSKGILAGINLTTNFASIKNSILIAVTEMNTVEEIDQLVEALKEAIDSLAKGTSQGAAKQKALTV encoded by the coding sequence ATGCAAGAAGATACATGCCTCAACTTTCCTTATCTGCCGGCCACAGCCGAAGATAGACAAGAAATGCTCAAGGAAATTGGTGTTAAGACCTTCGAAAACCTGCTTGACCACATCCCTAAAGAAGTCCGCGCCAAAGCACTGACTATGAAAGATGGACTTAGTGAGCTGGAATTGACTCAGCATCTCAAAGCTCTTGCTGCTAAAAACAAACCAACCTCGCAGCAAAGCTCATTTTTAGGTGGTGGCAGCTATCGTCGTTTTGTGCCAGCGGTTGTACCTACCATTATCTCGCGCTCAGAATTTGCCACTGCTTACACTCCCTATCAGCCTGAAGTGAGCCAGGGCAGCCTGCAAGCTATTTATGAATTTCAAACTGCAATATGTCTGATTACAGGCATGGATGTAGCTAACGCCTCGATGTACGACGGACCGACAGCCCTGGCTGAAGCAGCCTATATGTCTGTACGACTGAATAACCGCAAACATATCGTGGCATCAATGGCAATCAATCCTGAGTACCGCATGGTACTTGAGACCTATGCCCGCTCTTGCGATTTGCCTTTGACTTTGATTGACGCGCCTTTGACCAATGGTACAACCAGTGTCGAAGACCTCAAAAAAGTTGTAAATGCTGATACAGCCTGTGTCATCGTGCAGTACGTCAACTATTTTGGTTGTCTCGAAGATTTGCAAGCACTTGCTGACGAAACACATAAAGCAGGCTCACTACTCCTGGTTGTCACCGATCCTATTAGTCTCGGTATGCTCAAAGCCCCTGGCGACCAGGGTGCCGATATCGTCGTTGGTGACGCTCAGAGCTGCGGCAACTTCCTCAGCTTTGGTGGGCCATCAGCTGGTTATATGGCTTGCCGCACTGAATACATCCGTCAATTGCCCGGACGCCTAGCTGGTATGACTGTCGATAACCGTGGTCAAAAGGCATTTACACTGACTCTGCAAACCAGAGAACAACACATCAGACGGGCCAAAGCGACCAGCAATATCTGCACCAACCAGGCACTAAATGCCCTGGCTATGCTGGTTTATCTCACCTGTGTCGGTCCCAAAGGTTTGTACGACCTCTCCAACATCGGCGTGCAAAGAGCACACTATCTAGCCGACAAACTAACGGCCATAAGCGGTGTCAAACTGACTTTCGACAAACCGTTCTTTAATGAGTTTGCCCTATCAGTACCTGTGGATGCTCAAGCACTTCTTGATAATTTAAAGAGCAAAGGTATTCTGGCTGGCATTAATCTGACCACCAATTTTGCTAGCATCAAAAATTCAATTTTGATTGCTGTTACCGAGATGAACACAGTAGAAGAAATCGACCAGCTAGTAGAAGCCCTGAAAGAGGCGATCGACAGTCTGGCAAAAGGCACCAGTCAGGGTGCAGCGAAGCAGAAGGCATTGACTGTATAA
- a CDS encoding cytochrome bc complex cytochrome b subunit gives MPSTTNDRSLEGILSSAGDWFKTRLNNIDIFDEHYQVEAKTNPFYALGPIFYLVWAIVIFTGLVLIMWYVPTKSAAYDSILNIQNGIPIGSLMRGMHKYGADAMIIAATMRLYRMFLMGDFKPSKEFNIIIALVTLLLAMYSGLTGYLLIWNQRAFWATKVFATFPTYMDQFAVMGDFYQPLYKSLHLGWNTAEVLLGGGAAITQNTITRFFSLHLAFSLIPLIMVELYFYKNAYTRIPLNWIKRSIVIAMLAFVAIALPAAQGSRSDPDVTPLPILSDWYFLGLYQMYKYLEPVVATYITMIIPLSVFALPFMDSYITGAEKDIMKRPFMLMMTIMGAVCWILFSYLIIINVANIHTDPPYWRSFLYLTIDVGVVWQCYLTLKSADIKWKSKQFVGCMVMAALCFVQTFWAWAYYYMAKTEMFIDPMGHALLYSFGRPFVPADDVAKAEALLRKLHPTNGDMPINKEYWDLHVTLDPGYVKVVGDPPGKEDLVALKQLCDNSKSPVDWIVQLIPTFETPMGPNEAYKAIKFTDPVKGPHPVYKSYLDFMVNNRWAWDYCTMVDRLTPGVVKTYPMEVPEVDWWWMIGGALSMLYAGYVGAMCKKAEAEVKAKATPPATPTPAAAG, from the coding sequence TTGCCTAGTACAACAAATGACAGAAGTCTCGAAGGAATCCTCTCGTCGGCGGGAGACTGGTTCAAGACTCGTCTAAACAACATCGATATTTTCGACGAACACTATCAGGTTGAGGCAAAGACCAATCCCTTTTACGCTCTGGGACCAATCTTTTATCTCGTCTGGGCGATAGTCATATTCACTGGTCTGGTTTTGATCATGTGGTATGTGCCGACCAAATCAGCTGCTTATGACTCTATCCTCAACATCCAAAACGGTATTCCTATTGGTAGTTTGATGAGAGGCATGCACAAGTACGGTGCAGACGCCATGATCATCGCTGCCACCATGCGACTTTATCGCATGTTCTTGATGGGCGATTTCAAACCATCTAAAGAGTTCAATATCATTATTGCTCTCGTTACTCTCTTGCTTGCTATGTATTCCGGTTTGACAGGTTATCTGCTGATCTGGAACCAGCGCGCATTTTGGGCGACAAAAGTATTTGCTACGTTCCCTACTTATATGGACCAGTTCGCCGTCATGGGCGACTTCTATCAGCCCCTCTATAAGTCACTCCACCTTGGTTGGAATACAGCTGAAGTGCTACTCGGTGGTGGTGCCGCGATTACTCAAAACACCATTACTCGATTCTTCTCACTACACCTGGCGTTTTCCTTGATTCCTTTGATCATGGTTGAGCTTTATTTCTACAAAAACGCCTATACCCGCATCCCTCTCAACTGGATTAAGCGCTCTATCGTCATTGCCATGTTGGCATTCGTTGCTATTGCTCTGCCAGCTGCTCAGGGTTCGCGTTCGGATCCGGACGTCACACCGCTACCGATTTTGTCTGACTGGTACTTCCTTGGCTTGTATCAGATGTACAAATATCTAGAGCCTGTTGTCGCTACCTACATCACAATGATCATTCCGCTCTCGGTTTTTGCTCTGCCCTTTATGGACAGCTACATCACCGGTGCCGAAAAAGACATCATGAAGCGTCCATTTATGCTGATGATGACTATCATGGGTGCAGTTTGCTGGATCTTGTTCTCTTACTTGATCATCATCAACGTTGCTAACATCCACACCGATCCGCCCTACTGGCGCTCCTTCCTCTATCTGACTATTGACGTCGGTGTGGTCTGGCAGTGCTACTTGACTCTCAAGTCAGCGGACATCAAATGGAAGTCCAAGCAATTTGTCGGTTGTATGGTTATGGCTGCTCTTTGCTTTGTACAAACATTCTGGGCCTGGGCTTATTACTACATGGCCAAGACCGAGATGTTTATCGATCCTATGGGACACGCTCTGCTCTATAGTTTTGGTAGACCGTTTGTACCAGCCGATGACGTTGCCAAAGCCGAAGCACTCTTGCGTAAGTTGCATCCCACCAATGGTGATATGCCAATCAACAAAGAGTACTGGGACCTGCATGTCACTCTCGATCCTGGCTATGTCAAAGTAGTTGGTGACCCACCTGGTAAAGAAGACCTGGTTGCTCTCAAACAACTTTGTGACAACTCCAAATCACCGGTTGATTGGATTGTGCAATTGATACCTACATTTGAAACCCCGATGGGTCCAAACGAAGCGTACAAGGCAATCAAGTTTACCGATCCTGTTAAAGGTCCTCACCCTGTCTACAAAAGTTATCTCGACTTTATGGTCAATAACCGCTGGGCCTGGGACTACTGCACTATGGTCGACCGTCTCACTCCTGGCGTAGTCAAAACCTACCCTATGGAAGTGCCTGAAGTTGACTGGTGGTGGATGATCGGTGGTGCACTATCAATGCTCTATGCCGGTTATGTGGGTGCGATGTGCAAAAAGGCTGAAGCCGAAGTCAAAGCAAAGGCCACACCTCCAGCAACCCCAACTCCAGCTGCTGCTGGTTAA
- a CDS encoding c-type cytochrome, which yields MSVTSKSNLVNLVGVRAISLVLALAALPAVLSLSGCGDSKVTLSPDNKLVSTKVTEGDREPIWPNDDPSIPDGKGVYAAQNCAQCHGADGKGSAKVDLSDKTWARKQKPVEQYDFITFGKQGVDHPVVRDKLRPSEIWNLVFYVRSLSTPPLTDTEIGEIDAVFGGNCAVCHGKKGYGNGPLMKGNTLEPLPANFQSFPRFYDRTDDVLWDHIANGIKWEGMPNFLNKVDKTKNVKFDEPYIWKMVGYIRHFHESNKSEMATKAAHVGEAEESKKQDTLEDLKELTKEKTTH from the coding sequence ATGTCAGTTACTAGTAAATCTAATTTGGTAAATTTAGTGGGCGTAAGGGCTATTTCTCTTGTGCTCGCATTAGCGGCACTGCCAGCGGTGCTATCTCTCAGTGGTTGTGGTGACAGCAAAGTCACTCTCAGCCCCGATAACAAATTGGTCTCGACCAAGGTGACCGAAGGCGACAGAGAGCCAATCTGGCCCAACGACGACCCATCCATCCCCGATGGCAAAGGTGTCTATGCCGCGCAAAACTGCGCTCAGTGCCACGGCGCTGATGGCAAAGGCTCTGCCAAAGTGGATTTGTCCGACAAGACCTGGGCTCGCAAACAAAAGCCTGTTGAGCAGTACGACTTCATCACATTTGGCAAGCAAGGTGTTGATCACCCTGTCGTACGCGACAAACTAAGACCATCCGAAATCTGGAACCTGGTCTTTTATGTGCGCTCACTAAGTACTCCACCACTCACTGATACTGAAATCGGCGAGATTGACGCTGTATTTGGTGGCAACTGTGCAGTATGCCACGGCAAAAAAGGCTATGGCAATGGTCCTCTCATGAAGGGCAATACACTCGAGCCACTGCCAGCTAACTTCCAATCCTTCCCCCGCTTTTATGACCGTACTGATGATGTCCTCTGGGATCACATCGCAAACGGCATTAAATGGGAAGGTATGCCAAACTTCTTAAATAAGGTCGACAAGACAAAGAACGTCAAATTTGACGAACCTTATATCTGGAAAATGGTTGGTTACATCCGCCACTTCCACGAAAGCAACAAGAGTGAGATGGCTACCAAGGCCGCTCACGTAGGCGAAGCTGAAGAGTCCAAGAAGCAAGACACTCTGGAAGACTTGAAAGAGTTGACCAAAGAAAAAACTACCCACTAA